In the Cryptococcus neoformans var. neoformans JEC21 chromosome 1, complete sequence genome, one interval contains:
- a CDS encoding ER to Golgi transport-related protein, putative gives MDLVNHLNNVQNYAKSFKDTQIRHPGEFFDYQRVSRPRDMQEYLKRASYNVRYFSANYAIVVALLGIYSLITNPLLLISLAFLVGGFLAINRFVPEPIEFNGKTITPQNLYVCLFVIGIPLLWYAAPISTFFWLVGSSGCVIGAHAGLLEPPVESEYAGLETV, from the exons ATGGACCTCGTAAATCACCTGAACAACGTTCAGAACTACGCAAAGTCCTTCAAGGACACACAAATCAGACACCCGGGAGAGTTCTTCGACTACCAGAGGGTCTCAAGACCCCGGGACATGCAAGAGTACCTGAAGAGGGCCAGCTACAACGT TCGTTACTTCTCAGCCAACTATGCCATCGTAGTCGCCCTTCTCGGTATCTACAGTTTGATAACCAACCCTCTTCTACTGATCTCTCTCGCCTTTCTTGTGGGAGGATTCCTTGCTATCAACCGGTTCG TTCCTGAGCCGATAGAGTTTAACGGTAAAACCATCACCCCTCAAAACCTCTATGTCTGTCTTTTCGTCATTG GCATTCCACTTCTGTGGTACGCCGCTCCGATCTCGACCTTCTTTTGGCTCGTGGGAAGCTCTGGTTGTGTCATTGGAGCACATGCGGGACTGTTGGAACCTCCTGTCGAATC TGAGTATGCCGGCCTTGAGACTGTGTAG
- a CDS encoding expressed protein — protein sequence MTATSKPPYLHSASALIKTLRTPGDTPEQAGLTKVQVALKAWSATDLNIPRKAEILRDWVLEAWTRAKPDDKNNALVQLDYHSLLLQLGHFEKLGVPPPLQILSSFFATLSKSDDPRSKLVLSTAPASFSVLFNPQDLTYKAENWVDVWTNMLKLLSGDSLQEYEVQVSNLVDLVAAGIQHSQASGTNPKKNAQTAIGFFADYCQAYLVHPSLRSRLNDGLVALLFHPTTLQTSEPFGSLFATIEPSLDQTATVEGCLLALPRLFNSLVSVYHQNNFALFTQASSSRIPHDVFVASKERDAVRRTLEKTMSFLDSVESKHSRIVNKESSSWVVKTWIWQSRVAVWQALVEWGGYMEREEPWGRMVDATARRAEAVLSTYATDGSLEANVFLGTILETLATLEKLDHDQANIGPDVVRWCLAAPSDQHTVATRILSSLLRFHQLTHTISAFFTLLLTSLRGLFDSSLPKDITQPLYQLTIKGPLVTKQFREELVAALRTANPGKRRSAHWNLAFGELARVLQEHVVSEPEPEAKSKKRKAPHDPSSSSAALVGIHSRLLSNCLEAALETTYDGEPSNDALSNSLPFLEDWSNTPLEMSKLHKKGGSDVGVVWQVAVMAAGRLRVIRCAEKLLRRQLGKDEDLSEVLGRSTCPDELKLELVRFMYHRGALRLQTHKALPDSFSSEFDAVLSLLESDLKGQDVTSNALWQVVIEQGLVITDLGGSASQMSRLASICVKALASYPFIRNLFASAELWELRRLRGAFQEIILQVVSSDPASLIPFLSACPPGHLGRKARNSAIEALYAQKNLEQSLEWLSRMAVESESFGPLTQNADVLVKLAKIAGKQIEGRSPALVLWKKAISHLCSSPSQYEDLLIKVLEHYLKLIRKVKKGKSENSETDIQAIAVFCREAMVHKFESFPDTVGKELTDLSDKVASCVQPLLNGHGRDLARLGAIVEVYNTVMGFSNWVGAPAKRSGLGMKLAATVLMEGQRCKNELDAERASKAILEVVGEEPNSIEEKLAVVIMFYLTFPKAGLDETVQRVFRGKIEDATKTCIKLVSAKSSRQNAVMSVLKVVATSCTKPELVRQALHEGLLAGSGDDDSVRFVRAIVEDKVTMLQTDDVLLILSTLYHALFLSLSSSTFNCILESITIINRRRPELIFATLPQLVQLICYVFPRFQVPRTTMLFGQPSSTTSLAEEDAKSFSRLLVSLAQSKPAKSKIHEPSPLAKHVPAILVAYIRACADPSLGFTTAVRKDLEPGLHALCNLTTAGGRANARGREGEGLGTPFGLGEGPGGDGEKELWAELWLGWSKGRYMGQG from the exons aTGACCGCCACAAGCAAGCCCCCCTACCTCCACTCCGCATCAGCTCTCATAAAAACTCTCAGGACCCCCGGAGACACCCCTGAACAAGCTGGCCTCACCAAGGTCCAAGTCGCCCTTAAGGCATGGTCAGCTACAGACCTGAATATCCCTCGAAAGGCCGAGATATTACGAGACTGGGTGCTTGAGGCGTGGACCAGGGCAAAGCCCGA CGACAAAAACAATGCTCTTGTACAGCTAGACTATCACAGTTTACTGCTTCAATTAGGTCATTTTGAAAAACTCGGAGtgcctccaccacttcAGAtactctcttctttcttcgccaCGCTGTCAAAATCGGATGATCCCAGATCGAAACTGGTCCTGTCAACTGCACCGGCATCCTTTAGTGTCCTTTTCAATCCCCAGGACTTGACTTATAAGGCCGAGAACTGGGTAGATGTCTGGACTAATATGCTTAAGTTGCTGTCGGGAGACTCTCTTCAAGAATATGAAGTGCAAGTATCTAATCTTGTAGATCTGGTGGCAGCTGGTATTCAACATAGCCAGGCATCGGGCACGAATCCCAAAAAG AATGCCCAAACTGCGATAGGCTTCTTTGCGGACTACTGCCAGGCATATCTCGTTCATCCATCCCTTCGTTCGAGGCTTAACGATGGTCTCGTTGCTCTGCTCTTTCACCCTACCACGCTTCAGACGTCGGAACCATTTGGTTCCTTATTTGCAACGATAGAACCTAGCTTGGACCAAACCGCAACAGTCGAGGGCTGTCTTTTGGCTCTCCCTAGACTTTTCAACAGCCTTGTGTCCGTTTACCACCAAAACAACTTCGCGTTATTCACACAAGCGTCAAGCAGCAGGATCCCCCATGATGTCTTCGTGGCCTCGAAAGAGCGTGATGCTGTTCGAAGAACTCTTGAAAAGACAATGTCGTTTTTAGATAGCGTTGAATCCAAGCATTCGCGTATTGTCAACAAGGAGTCATCCTCATGGGTTGTTAAAACTTGGATTTGGCAAAGCCGGGTAGCTGTCTGGCAGGCGTTGGTTGAGTGGGGAGGGTACATGGAGCGCGAAGAACCTTGGGGACGAATGGTGGACGCGACTGCTAGGAGGGCCGAAGCCGTTCTGTCAACTTACGCTACCGATGGGTCTCTGGAGGCAAACGTCTTTTTGGGTACAATCCTCGAAACATTGGCGACACTTGAAAAACTTGACCATGACCAGGCTAACATTGGTCCAGATGTTGTGAGATGGTGCCTTGCT GCACCCTCCGATCAGCATACCGTTGCAACAAGAATCCTGTCTTCTCTACTTCGTTTCCATCAATTAACTCACACGATATCAGCCTTTTTCACTCTTCTGCTGACATCTTTGCGAGGTCTTTTCGACTCCTCTCTCCCCAAAGACATAACCCAACCCCTCTATCAACTCACTATCAAGGGTCCCCTTGTTACTAAACAGTTTCGAGAAGAGCTAGTGGCTGCCTTGCGCACCGCTAATCCTGGTAAGCGACGCAGTGCGCATTGGAATTTGGCATTTGGAGAGCTCGCTCGCGTCCTTCAAGAACATGTGGTCTCCGAGCCGGAGCCAGAGGCAAAGtcaaaaaagagaaaggctCCGCACGATCCGTCCTCAAGTTCCGCTGCCCTTGTCGGAATACATAGTCGTTTGCTTTCTAATTGTCTAGAAGCTGCACTTGAGACTACTTACGATGGGGAGCCGTCAAATGACGCCTTGAGCAAttctttgcctttcctGGAAGACTGGTCCAACACCCCCCTAGAAATGTCAAAACTTCATAAGAAGGGCGGCAGTGACGTGGGTGTCGTCTGGCAAGTGGCAGTAATGGCAGCAGGTAGATTACGGGTAATTAGATGCGCGGAAAAGTTGTTGAGGAGACAGCTGGGGAAAGACGAAGATCTCTCTGAGGTTTTGGGACGGAGTACGTGCCCTGATGAGTTAAAGTTGGAGTTG GTACGATTCATGTACCACCGCGGGGCCTTGCGTCTCCAAACTCACAAGGCACTGCCCGACTCCTTCTCATCTGAGTTTGATGCAGTGCTCTCACTTTTGGAGTCTGATTTGAAAGGTCAAGATGTTACTTCTAATGCACTCTGGCAAGTCGTCATAGAACAGGGTCTAGTGATAACTGA CTTGGGCGGTTCAGCCTCTCAAATGTCACGTTTGGCAAGTATATGTGTCAAGGCCTTGGCTTCATACCCCTTTATTCGCAATCTGTTTGCTTCCGCAGAACTCTGGGAGCTTCGTCGACTTCGTG GTGCTTTCCAAGAAATCATCCTCCAGGTAGTTTCCTCCGATCCGGCGTCTCTGATCCCATTCCTCTCGGCTTGCCCTCCAGGTCATTTGGGTCGGAAAGCTCGTAACTCGGCAATTGAAGCACTCTACGCTCAGAAGAACTTAGAGCAATCTCTTGAGTGGTTGAGTCGAATGGCTGTGGAAAGCGAGAGTTTTGGACCCTTG ACACAGAATGCAGATGTGCTTGTGAAACTTGCAAAAATCGCAGGGAAGCAGATTGAAGGGCGTTCGCCTGCTTTAGTcctttggaagaaggctaTCAG CCACCTGTGTAGCTCGCCGTCACAGTACGAAGATCTTTTGATAAAAGTCCTAGAGCATTACCTCAAACTTATcaggaaggtgaagaaaggaaagtcTGAAAATTCAGAGACCGATATCCAGGCCATTGCCGTTTTTTGTCGAGAAGCTATGGTTCATAAGTTTGAAAG CTTCCCAGACACCGTAGGAAAAGAGTTGACTGATCTCTCAGACAAAGTTGCTTCCTGTGTGCAACCTTTGCTAAATGGGCATGGCAGAGATCTCGCCCGCCTTGGTGCCATTGTCGAGGTGTATAATACTGTTATGGGCTTCAGCAACTGGGTTGGGGCGCCAGCAAAGCGCTCCGGTCTTGGCATGAAGCTTGCCGCCACAGTATTGATGGAGGGTCAAAGATGCAAAAATGAACTGGATGCCGAAAGGGCATCAAAGGCAATTTTGGAGGTAGTGGGCGAGGAGCCGAACAGTATCGAGGAAAAGCTAGCAGTGGTCATCATGTTCTACTTGACATTCCCTAAAG CTGGGCTTGATGAGACGGTCCAAAGGGTCTTCCGCGGCAAAATCGAGGATGCTACTAAAACATGTATAAAGTTAGTTTCAGCCAAGTCATCGAGGCAGAATGCTGTAATGTCTGTCCTGAAAGTTGTGGCGACGTCTTGCACTA AACCCGAACTTGTGAGGCAGGCCTTGCATGAAGGTCTCCTTGCCGGCTCTGGAGATGATGACTCCGTTCGTTTTGTAAGAGCCATCGTTGAAGACAAG GTCACTATGCTTCAAACAGACGACGTTCTTCTCATACTGTCAACTCTCTATCACGCCCTTTTCCtgtctctctcttcatcaaccttTAATTGCATACTTGAAAGCATTACCATCATTAACCGCCGTCGACCCGAACTCATCTTTGctactcttcctcaacttgTGCAGCTCATCTGTTACGTTTTCCCCAGATTTCAAGTCCCTCGTACGACCATGCTTTTTGGTCAACCTTCATCAACTACCAGCCTTGCCGAGGAGGATGCCAAGTCGTTTTCTAGATTGCTCGTATCACTTGCTCAAAGTAAGCCTGCGAAATCGAAGATTCACGAACCGAGTCCCTTGGCAAAGCATGTTCCAGCCATTCTCGTCGCTTACATCCGTGCATGTGCCGATCCTTCTCTTGGATTCACAACGGCAGTGAGGAAAGATCTCGAACCAGGACTGCATGCTCTTTGTAACTTGACTACTGCCGGTGGGCGAGCCAATGctcgaggaagagaaggtgaaggtCTTGGGACACCCTTTGGTCTAGGAGAAGGCCCTGGCGGcgatggagagaaggaactTTGGGCCGAATTATGGCTCGGATGGAGCAAAGGAAGGTACATGGGTCAAGGGTAA